One stretch of Halobaculum marinum DNA includes these proteins:
- a CDS encoding DUF2891 domain-containing protein, with translation MNAFTPPDDETLLSGRVDWVDAAGVARLVAHPLSGVDTEYPHATGAVDGPGDVPPPSEQHPVFYGCFDWHSAVHSHWALVRTLRLFDDHPERDRIVAGIDARLTLENVAREVAFFDDHETFERPYGWAWLFALAAELDRWDDERADEWSATLRPLETRIRSLLARRFLGFERPFRVGTHGNTAFALSLVLDYTRTVGDDDLAATVTETTVDYYGDDTDAPVGYEPLGWDFISPTLTEADLLRRVLPTDEFASWFAAFLPDLGALPDPVAVDDGESGVALHLIGLNLSRAWCLAGVADALPGGERTETVRASAVDHARRGLGAAFTDDYAGSHWLSSFALYLLTRNEGGIGVEA, from the coding sequence GTGAACGCGTTTACTCCACCGGACGACGAGACGCTGCTGTCGGGTCGCGTCGACTGGGTCGACGCGGCGGGCGTCGCCCGACTCGTCGCCCACCCGTTGTCGGGGGTCGACACCGAGTACCCGCACGCGACCGGCGCCGTCGACGGTCCCGGAGACGTGCCGCCCCCGAGCGAACAGCACCCCGTGTTCTACGGCTGCTTCGACTGGCACTCGGCGGTCCACAGCCACTGGGCGCTCGTCCGCACACTGCGACTGTTCGACGACCACCCCGAACGCGACCGGATCGTCGCCGGCATCGACGCCCGCCTCACGCTCGAGAACGTCGCCCGCGAGGTGGCGTTCTTCGACGACCACGAGACGTTCGAGCGACCGTACGGCTGGGCGTGGTTGTTCGCGCTCGCGGCGGAGTTGGACCGATGGGACGACGAGCGTGCCGACGAGTGGAGCGCCACCCTCCGACCGCTCGAAACGCGAATCAGGTCGCTGCTCGCCCGTCGCTTCCTCGGGTTCGAGCGGCCGTTCCGCGTCGGCACGCACGGCAACACCGCGTTCGCGCTGAGTCTGGTCCTCGACTACACGCGGACGGTCGGCGACGACGACCTCGCGGCGACGGTGACGGAGACGACGGTCGACTACTACGGCGACGACACGGACGCACCGGTCGGCTACGAGCCGCTCGGGTGGGATTTCATCTCCCCGACGCTGACGGAGGCCGACTTGCTGCGTCGGGTGCTCCCGACGGACGAGTTCGCGTCGTGGTTCGCGGCGTTCCTCCCCGACCTCGGCGCGCTCCCGGACCCGGTGGCCGTCGACGACGGCGAGAGCGGGGTGGCGCTCCACTTGATCGGGCTGAACCTCTCGCGGGCGTGGTGTCTCGCCGGCGTCGCCGACGCGCTCCCCGGTGGCGAGCGAACGGAGACGGTCCGCGCGAGCGCGGTCGACCACGCCCGGCGCGGCCTCGGGGCGGCGTTCACCGACGACTACGCCGGGTCACACTGGCTGTCGTCGTTCGCGCTGTACCTACTCACCCGGAACGAGGGCGGGATCGGGGTCGAGGCGTAA
- a CDS encoding luciferase family protein gives MSSERVAVSETVERLIDEVGSWPHVAVGEHRFGGTEFRVGPREIGHVHAWGMLDIAYLRALRDVLIEEGHTGEHHLLVESGWTTYRIGAEDEYDHARWLLRLSYLYHVAVLQKTPAGAEELADVDVHAELAELAPSEAVRAAFERRAA, from the coding sequence ATGTCATCCGAGCGAGTCGCGGTGAGTGAGACAGTCGAGCGACTGATCGACGAGGTGGGGTCGTGGCCGCACGTCGCGGTCGGCGAGCACCGCTTCGGGGGGACGGAGTTCCGAGTCGGCCCCCGTGAGATCGGCCACGTCCACGCCTGGGGGATGCTCGACATCGCGTACCTGCGTGCGCTCCGCGACGTCCTGATCGAGGAGGGCCACACCGGCGAACACCACCTGCTCGTCGAGTCAGGGTGGACGACCTACCGGATCGGAGCCGAAGACGAGTACGACCACGCCCGGTGGCTCCTGCGGCTCTCGTACCTCTACCACGTCGCCGTCCTTCAGAAGACGCCCGCCGGTGCGGAGGAACTGGCCGACGTCGACGTCCACGCCGAACTGGCCGAGTTGGCGCCGAGCGAAGCCGTCCGCGCCGCCTTCGAGCGCCGGGCGGCGTGA
- a CDS encoding CPBP family intramembrane glutamic endopeptidase — translation MAESARHTRQPAVRSWIDRHRLASFLAITYAFTWTIQAIVAASGMGPSWTQSILIGFGGFGPPIGAAVVIHASGGDLRTWIGQFFHWRIGARWWAIALGLPLAILAAGSLLFVALGGPVDLGSFPFVGIYFFALAWGTIWGGGQEDLGWRGFMLPLLQDRYSALVSSLVVGVAWAGWHLPLFLNATTTHGGWPLSQQLLWVVSILAGSILWTWMYNSTGGSVLAVAVFHAGVNAMGIFHPADTEALAPGGVPDQWLNLLAEVTGAVPLVVLAVLIVAVYGAATLSPRDPPGREMVGLDGPERNIERE, via the coding sequence ATGGCTGAATCCGCTCGACACACTCGACAGCCCGCCGTTCGTTCGTGGATCGACCGTCACCGTCTGGCGTCGTTCCTCGCGATCACGTACGCGTTCACGTGGACGATCCAGGCGATCGTTGCTGCGAGTGGGATGGGGCCGTCGTGGACGCAGTCGATCCTCATCGGGTTCGGCGGGTTCGGGCCGCCCATCGGGGCGGCGGTCGTCATCCATGCCAGCGGCGGCGACCTCCGCACGTGGATCGGCCAGTTCTTCCACTGGCGTATCGGTGCCCGATGGTGGGCGATCGCACTCGGATTACCCCTCGCCATCCTCGCCGCGGGGAGTCTCCTGTTCGTGGCCCTCGGTGGCCCAGTCGACCTGGGTTCGTTCCCGTTCGTGGGCATCTACTTCTTCGCGTTAGCGTGGGGCACGATCTGGGGCGGCGGGCAAGAGGACCTCGGCTGGCGTGGATTCATGCTGCCGCTGCTTCAGGACCGATACAGCGCACTCGTTTCGAGCCTCGTGGTCGGCGTCGCTTGGGCTGGCTGGCATCTCCCGTTGTTCCTGAACGCCACGACGACGCACGGCGGCTGGCCGCTCTCGCAGCAACTGCTCTGGGTGGTGTCGATCCTGGCCGGATCGATTCTCTGGACGTGGATGTACAACAGTACGGGCGGCAGTGTCCTCGCAGTCGCCGTGTTCCACGCCGGCGTCAACGCGATGGGCATCTTCCACCCCGCCGACACGGAAGCGCTGGCGCCGGGAGGAGTTCCCGATCAGTGGTTGAATCTCCTCGCGGAAGTGACCGGCGCCGTCCCGCTGGTCGTCCTCGCGGTGCTCATCGTGGCGGTGTACGGCGCTGCGACGCTCTCGCCCCGGGATCCTCCCGGTCGAGAGATGGTCGGTCTCGATGGGCCAGAGCGGAATATCGAACGCGAGTGA
- a CDS encoding winged helix-turn-helix domain-containing protein, whose protein sequence is MSSDNGVTPEEAFSALGSELRLEILHVLAEATEAGDRELSFSEIYDAVDVDSTSQLSYHLDTLTGIFVRDVENGYALTQAGDRVVRAVHSGTYSDRPSFEPTTIEGTCPYCDATVLSAEYRDPFLVVECRSCSGRIVTYDLPPAQSRGRTSIETLHSCNRRVHQEYATALEGTCSTCGGTTDRSIEQSERANSYICAATCQRCRLRLFAPLEVRLLHHPAVISFYWRWGIDASTLPLWDLPSYVDNWEVDAVETDPYEFRVTIVHDGESLRVRVDDELHVDVSDDPCSGSTE, encoded by the coding sequence ATGAGCAGCGATAACGGGGTCACGCCGGAGGAGGCGTTCAGTGCGCTCGGCAGCGAACTGCGCCTCGAAATACTCCACGTGCTCGCCGAAGCGACGGAAGCGGGTGATCGGGAACTGTCCTTCTCCGAGATATACGACGCCGTCGACGTCGACAGTACCTCCCAGCTATCGTACCACTTGGATACGCTCACCGGAATCTTCGTTCGCGACGTGGAGAACGGGTACGCGTTGACTCAGGCCGGCGATCGGGTCGTTCGAGCCGTTCACTCCGGGACGTATTCGGATCGACCGTCGTTCGAACCGACCACGATCGAAGGCACCTGCCCGTACTGTGACGCGACGGTCCTGTCCGCGGAATACCGAGATCCGTTTCTCGTCGTCGAGTGTCGGTCGTGTAGTGGCCGGATCGTGACGTACGATCTTCCCCCCGCCCAATCGCGGGGGCGAACGAGTATCGAGACACTCCACTCGTGTAATCGCCGCGTTCACCAGGAGTACGCGACCGCCCTCGAAGGGACCTGTTCCACGTGCGGTGGGACGACGGACCGCAGCATCGAACAAAGCGAGCGAGCGAACTCGTACATCTGCGCCGCGACGTGTCAGCGGTGTCGACTTCGCCTGTTCGCCCCGCTCGAAGTCCGATTGCTCCACCATCCCGCGGTGATCTCCTTCTACTGGCGATGGGGTATCGACGCGTCGACGCTCCCGCTGTGGGATCTGCCGTCGTACGTCGACAACTGGGAGGTCGACGCCGTCGAGACGGACCCGTACGAGTTTCGGGTCACCATCGTCCACGACGGCGAGTCGCTTCGGGTGCGGGTCGACGACGAGTTGCACGTCGACGTGTCGGACGATCCATGTTCGGGATCCACCGAATAA
- a CDS encoding LysE family translocator → MLGFSIAAPVGPIGVLCIQRTLSKGRRSGFVSGLGAASADAVYGSIAGFGITVLSSLLLDYRTGIRIGGGLLLLYLGVRSFRSEPAETAVATSDVQGLARDYGSTFLLTVTNPVTIIAFVGIFTGLGVGVSGDYADAAVLVGGVFLGSALWWLALSAGVSRFRSRFTRSLMRRVNQLAGAVIVGFGVLALWGAL, encoded by the coding sequence GTGCTGGGATTCTCGATTGCGGCCCCGGTCGGCCCAATCGGAGTTCTGTGTATCCAGCGAACGCTCTCTAAGGGCCGACGCTCGGGGTTCGTCAGTGGACTCGGAGCCGCGTCTGCGGACGCCGTGTACGGGTCGATTGCCGGGTTCGGGATCACGGTGCTGTCGTCGCTCCTGCTCGACTACCGGACGGGAATTCGAATCGGAGGCGGACTCCTCCTGTTGTATCTCGGTGTCCGGTCGTTCCGTTCCGAGCCAGCGGAGACAGCAGTGGCCACCTCGGACGTGCAGGGGCTCGCCAGAGACTACGGGTCGACGTTCCTGCTGACGGTAACGAACCCGGTAACCATCATCGCCTTCGTCGGCATCTTCACGGGATTGGGAGTCGGCGTGTCGGGAGACTACGCCGACGCCGCCGTGTTAGTTGGCGGTGTCTTCCTCGGCTCGGCGCTCTGGTGGCTCGCCCTGAGTGCCGGTGTGAGCCGCTTCCGTTCACGGTTCACTCGCTCACTCATGCGTCGAGTGAACCAACTGGCGGGTGCCGTCATCGTCGGGTTCGGGGTGCTCGCTCTCTGGGGTGCGCTCTAA
- a CDS encoding chorismate mutase, which produces MSYEDTDETATELEGMSLDELREEIAEIDRDLVELIARRTYVADTIAGVKDRRDLPTTDETQEQAVMDRAGANAERFEVDSNLVKAIFRLLIELNKVEQRENR; this is translated from the coding sequence ATGAGCTACGAGGACACCGACGAGACGGCGACCGAGTTGGAGGGGATGAGCCTGGACGAACTGCGCGAGGAGATCGCCGAGATCGACCGCGATCTGGTGGAGTTGATCGCGCGACGGACGTACGTCGCCGACACCATCGCCGGCGTGAAGGACCGGCGCGACCTGCCGACGACCGACGAGACGCAGGAGCAGGCGGTGATGGATCGGGCGGGCGCGAACGCCGAGCGCTTCGAGGTGGACTCGAACCTCGTGAAGGCCATCTTCCGGCTGCTCATCGAGTTGAACAAGGTCGAGCAGCGAGAGAATCGGTAG
- a CDS encoding shikimate kinase, with the protein MEGRAAAPGAGTVVNALATGRGSAFALDFETTATVRLDPDAATVSGTIAGAPDGDTTLIERCVERVVDRYGTDEGGVVETTSEVPTAAGLKSSSAAANAAVVAALSALGLEVANDPDADVTKTEACRVGVRAAREAGVTVTGAFDDASASMLGGVTVTDNTEDELLARDDPFAEHALVWTPPERAYSADADASACEQVAPMAELATDLALDGDYARAMTVNGLAFSAALGFSAEPAVAAMAHCDGVSLSGTGPSVVAVGDRSDLAVVEEQWADRDGATRLVETRKRGARVL; encoded by the coding sequence ATGGAGGGACGCGCCGCCGCGCCCGGAGCCGGCACCGTCGTCAACGCGTTAGCGACGGGTCGAGGATCGGCGTTCGCGCTGGACTTCGAGACGACCGCGACGGTGCGACTCGACCCCGACGCGGCGACCGTCTCTGGCACCATCGCGGGCGCCCCGGACGGCGACACGACGCTGATCGAGCGGTGCGTCGAGCGCGTCGTCGACCGCTACGGCACCGACGAGGGCGGCGTCGTCGAGACGACGAGCGAGGTGCCGACGGCGGCGGGACTCAAGAGTTCCAGCGCCGCGGCCAACGCGGCGGTGGTGGCGGCGCTGTCGGCGCTCGGCCTGGAGGTCGCGAACGACCCCGACGCCGACGTGACGAAGACGGAGGCGTGTCGGGTCGGCGTCCGTGCGGCGCGCGAAGCCGGCGTCACCGTCACCGGGGCGTTCGACGACGCCTCCGCCTCGATGCTTGGGGGCGTCACCGTCACGGACAACACCGAGGACGAACTGCTCGCGCGCGACGACCCGTTCGCCGAGCACGCGCTCGTGTGGACGCCGCCGGAGCGCGCCTACTCGGCGGACGCCGACGCCAGCGCGTGCGAGCAGGTCGCGCCGATGGCCGAGTTGGCGACCGACCTCGCGCTCGACGGCGACTACGCCCGCGCGATGACGGTGAACGGCCTCGCCTTCTCGGCGGCGCTGGGCTTCTCGGCAGAGCCCGCGGTGGCGGCGATGGCACACTGCGACGGCGTCTCGCTGTCTGGCACCGGCCCGAGCGTCGTCGCGGTCGGCGACCGTTCGGACCTGGCGGTGGTCGAGGAGCAGTGGGCCGACCGCGACGGCGCGACGCGACTGGTCGAGACGCGCAAGCGCGGCGCGCGGGTGCTGTGA